The Porites lutea chromosome 4, jaPorLute2.1, whole genome shotgun sequence genome contains a region encoding:
- the LOC140932693 gene encoding uncharacterized protein, giving the protein MNRPVTRGLKRKKRAPANVPASLDQPSTSSTSCEDQNSLLQSTCSPPDEISPIQEETDCLVPVNKRSRVDDVNEESPQGSTTSESAATVNPPTTPDSQENKRGKNDNNIEQQSSVRNGTDNEPITIESPGPTTSHSLDDVMIVGDVQVGRPEVIDLERLPTIRQGGSVVVDLTNDASFHDSNVVDLTRETPSDSSVDSNPVIVCVNRIYRGDPVSQRPSCRFASLPSMLERSFPVSSPDDEILEVTDADIRRKQMSSLDTSSGEGAEPDTAAKRNITCPICMDDESTIKRRKRQLTSTTCGHVFCDKCIRSAVQMQSKCPTCRKKLSLKQLHPIFL; this is encoded by the exons ATGAATCGCCCTGTTACTCGG GGGCTTAAACGAAAGAAGAGAGCTCCAGCAAATGTACCTGCTTCCTTGGACCAGCCGTCAACTTCGTCTACCTCTTGTGAGGATCAAAATTCTCTTTTGCAAAGTACATGTAGTCCTCCAGATGAAATTTCTCCAATTCAG GAGGAAACAGATTGTCTTGTGCCTGTAAACAAAAGAAGTAGGGTGGATGATGTCAATGAAGAGAGTCCTCAAGGAAGCACAACAAGTGAATCAGCAGCTACTGTAAACCCTCCCACAACGCCAGACtctcaagaaaataaaagaggaaaaaatgataataacattGAACAGCAGAGTTCTGTAAGAAATGGAACAGACAATGAACCAATTACTATAGAATCACCTGGACCAACAACAAGTCACTCCCTAGATGACGTCATGATTGTTGGTGATGTGCAAGTTGGAAGACCCGAAGTTATAGATTTAGAAAGACTTCCGACTATAAGACAAG GTGGGTCAGTAGTGGTTGATCTTACCAATGATGCCAGCTTTCATGACAGCAATGTGGTGGATTTAACAAGAGAAACTCCGTCTGATTCTTCAGTTGACTCCAACCCTGTCATAGTG TGTGTAAATAGAATATACCGTGGGGATCCAGTTAGTCAGCGGCCGTCTTGCCGGTTTGCATCGTTGCCTAGTATGCTAGAAAGATCCTTTCCTGTTTCAAGTCCCGATGATGAAATACTAGAGGTCACTGACGCTGATATTAGAAGAAAACAAATGTCAAGTTTAGATACTTCAAGTGGTGAAGGTGCAGAACCAGATACAGCGGCAAAGAGAAATATAACGTGTCCTATTTGTATGGATGATGAATCCACT ATCAAGAGAAGGAAAAGGCAGTTAACGTCAACAACATGTGGTCATGTTTTCTGCGATAAATGCATACGGAGTGCGGTTCAGATGCAAAGCAAATGTCCGACATGCAGGAAAAAACTCTCTTTGAAACAGTTACATCcaatatttctttaa